A stretch of Prunus dulcis chromosome 6, ALMONDv2, whole genome shotgun sequence DNA encodes these proteins:
- the LOC117631174 gene encoding serine/threonine-protein kinase AFC1, which translates to METQRIMEFPHKNMDKRPRKRPRLAWDMPPPLPPPELFPAIYCGQEFGNGPIPNYTYTSMFYGGLPRNASPPWRPDDKDGHFVFGIGENLTPRYRILSKMGEGTFGQVLECIDNEKKEVVAIKIVRSIHKYREAAMIEIDVLQRLGRHDIGGTRCVQIRNWFDYRNHICIVFEKLGPSLYDFLRKNSYRSFPIDLVRELGRQLLESVAFMHDLRLIHTDLKPENILLVSSDYIKVPDYKFLSRSTKEGSYFKNLPKSSAIKLIDFGSTTFEHQDHSYVVSTRHYRAPEVILGLGWNYPCDIWSVGCILVELCSGEALFQTHENLEHLAMMERVLGPLPQHMVLRADRRADKYFRRGARLDWPDGATSRESMRAVCKLPRLPNLIMQHVDHSAGDLIELLQGLLRYEPAERLKAREALRHPFFTRDMRRGGYPL; encoded by the exons ATGGAGACACAGAGGATAATGGAGTTTCCTCACAAGAATATGGATAAGCGGCCCAGAAAGAGGCCTCGATTAGCATGGGACATGccccctcctcttcctcctcctgaG CTGTTCCCAGCAATTTACTGCGGGCAGGAGTTTGGGAATGGGCCAATCCCCAATTACACCTATACGTCTATGTTTTATGGGGGGTTGCCACGCAATGCTTCCCCTCCGTGGAGACCTGATGATAAAGATGGTCATTTCGTGTTCGGCATCGGAGAAAATTTAACCCCTCGAT ACAGAATTCTCAGCAAAATGGGAGAGG GAACTTTTGGGCAAGTGTTGGAATGTATTgacaatgaaaagaaagaagttgtGGCAATCAAAATTGTCCGCTCCATACATAAGTATCGTGAAGCTGCGATGATTGAAATTGATGTCCTACAAAGGCTTGGAAGGCATGATATTGGTGGCACTCG TTGTGTGCAAATACGGAATTGGTTTGACTATCGTAATCATATTTGTATT GTATTTGAGAAGCTTGGACCTAGCTTATACGATTTTCTTCGCAAAAACAGCTACCGTTCATTTCCCATTGATCTTGTTCGGGAGCTTGGCAGACAACTTTTGGAGTCTGTAGCAT TTATGCATGACTTACGCCTTATACATACTGATCTGAAGCCAGAAAATATTCTGCTTGTTTCATCTGACTACATCAAAGTGCCAGACTATAAG TTTCTATCACGGTCGACTAAAGAGGGTTCCTATTTCAAGAATCTGCCCAAGTCAAGTGCCATTAAGCTCATTGATTTTGGGAGTACAACATTTGAACATCAGGATCACAGCTATGTGGTGTCAACACGCCATTATCGTGCACCGGAGGTTATTTTAG GTCTTGGATGGAACTATCCTTGTGATATCTGGAGTGTGGGTTGCATACTTGTTGAACTTTGCTCT GGTGAGGCCCTATTTCAAACACATGAGAACTTGGAGCATCTTGCCATGATGGAGAGGGTTTTGGGGCCACTACCACAGCATATGGTGCTCAGAGCTGA TCGTCGTGCTGACAAATATTTTAGAAGGGGAGCACGACTGGATTGGCCTGATGGAGCAACTTCTAGAGAAAGCATGAGGGCAGTTTGCAAATTGCCCCGGTTACCG AACCTAATAATGCAGCATGTGGACCATTCTGCTGGAGATTTGATTGAACTCTTACAAGGGCTCCTAAGATACGAGCCAGCGGAGCGTCTCAAGGCAAGGGAAGCACTAAGACATCCCTTTTTCACTAGAGATATGAGAAGGGGTGGCTACCCCTTGTAA